A region of Lycium barbarum isolate Lr01 chromosome 3, ASM1917538v2, whole genome shotgun sequence DNA encodes the following proteins:
- the LOC132631277 gene encoding uncharacterized protein LOC132631277 — protein MTDSSSSDSTKSFFHPALAVSKIKNHISITLEMENVQYGTWAELFKIHAKSHRVLHHIIPPESGKEKVPKTDAEKEFWSTLDATILQWIYATISTDLLHTILEPDSMAVEAWNRLRDIFQDNKNSRVVTLEHEFSHTNIEDFPNASVYCQRLKILFDQLKNVGAPVSNNRFVLQMVAGLTDAYKGVGTLIRQSNPLPLFYQARSMLILEETGFTKQLATGSANAMIARDCDDNPSSGNNHPNRQNNSSKRHQNRSNNGGKNRGRGGGDRGSNNRNSGGFGGGRGSWQ, from the coding sequence ATGACTGATTCATCCTCATCTGACTCCACCAAGTCCTTCTTTCACCCAGCTTTGGCTGTCTCCAAAATTAAAAATCACATCTCCATTACTCTTGAGATGGAAAACGTCCAATATGGGACATGGGCGGAACTCTTCAAAATCCATGCCAAGTCCCACAGAGTCCTCCACCATATCATTCCACCGGAGTCCGGGAAAGAAAAGGTGCCCAAAACCGATGCTGAAAAAGAGTTTTGGTCGACTCTTGATGCCACGATTCTTCAATGGATTTATGCTACCATCTCTACTGACCTATTGCATACTATCCTTGAACCCGACTCCATGGCCGTGGAAGCTTGGAATAGGCTGCGTGACATATTCCAAGACAACAAAAATTCTCGAGTCGTCACTCTTGAGCATGAATTTTCTCACACTAATATAGAGGATTTTCCTAATGCTTCCGTGTATTGCCAACGACTCAAGATTCTATTCGATCAACTCAAGAACGTCGGTGCTCCAGTCTCCAACAACCGTTTCGTCCTTCAAATGGTAGCCGGACTCACTGACGCCTATAAGGGGGTGGGTACACTCATCCGTCAAAGCAATCCTCTTCCTCTCTTCTATCAAGCCCGTTCCATGCTCATTCTTGAAGAAACAGGCTTCACTAAACAACTTGCCACGGGATCCGCTAATGCCATGATTGCTCGGGATTGCGACGATAATCCCTCTTCCGGAAATAACCACCCAAACCGTCAGAATAACAGTAGTAAAAGGCATCAAAACCGCAGCAACAATGGTGGAAAGAAccgtggcagaggcggtggcgaTAGAGGCAGCAACAACCGAAACAGTGGTGGTTTCGGTGGTGGACGCGGCAGCTGGCAGTAG